From Cyclobacteriaceae bacterium, a single genomic window includes:
- a CDS encoding ImmA/IrrE family metallo-endopeptidase, producing the protein MTINSEMIRLARESRGLSQAELCDKLQVAQGTISKIENKLIDCSADLAELIATKLEYPLTFFYRTELIFPASMHYYRRKLTLGKKILNKAEARMNILRMGIEQLLNEVEIPEQSFGRWDVEHLGSPTMGARFLRESWRLPKGRIDNITSLLEQKGIIIFHFDFGSDKLDGLSFYTQKGHPIIFVNRTLPGDRLRLTIAHELGHLYMHIGQPVSLDRDVEAEAYEFGSEFLVPIDEFSATVTIIDLKFLADQKRYWKVAMSALVVKARKNNIITENQAKYLYSQLSALGYRKSEPVELAIEKEHPTLIKNVMDLYRKELGYSPEQLAATVHMSMKDFDVEFDTHPFGLRLLRRN; encoded by the coding sequence ATGACCATTAATTCTGAAATGATTAGGCTCGCGCGTGAGTCCCGCGGGCTGAGTCAGGCTGAGCTATGCGACAAGTTGCAAGTTGCGCAAGGCACTATCTCGAAAATCGAGAATAAGCTTATTGATTGTTCAGCAGATCTTGCTGAATTGATAGCGACTAAACTTGAGTACCCGCTGACTTTTTTTTACCGTACTGAGCTTATCTTTCCCGCTAGTATGCACTACTATCGCCGAAAGCTCACCCTCGGAAAAAAGATATTGAATAAAGCCGAGGCGCGAATGAACATTCTTCGGATGGGTATTGAGCAATTGCTTAACGAAGTGGAGATTCCGGAGCAGTCATTTGGGCGATGGGATGTGGAGCATCTTGGTAGTCCAACAATGGGAGCACGCTTCCTGCGCGAGTCGTGGCGATTGCCGAAAGGGCGTATCGATAATATCACCTCATTATTGGAGCAAAAAGGTATTATCATCTTTCATTTTGATTTTGGCAGCGATAAGTTAGATGGTCTAAGTTTTTATACACAAAAAGGCCACCCAATCATTTTCGTGAATAGAACTCTGCCGGGAGATCGACTTCGCTTGACGATTGCCCATGAGCTTGGACATCTTTACATGCACATAGGGCAGCCAGTTTCTTTGGATCGTGATGTTGAAGCTGAGGCTTACGAATTTGGAAGTGAATTTTTGGTTCCTATAGATGAATTCAGCGCAACAGTCACGATAATTGATTTAAAATTTCTCGCTGACCAAAAGAGGTATTGGAAGGTCGCAATGTCAGCTTTAGTTGTAAAGGCTCGAAAGAATAATATAATAACAGAGAACCAAGCGAAATACCTTTATTCCCAATTGTCTGCACTCGGATATAGAAAAAGCGAACCAGTTGAATTAGCGATTGAAAAAGAGCATCCCACGCTGATTAAAAATGTGATGGATCTTTATCGCAAGGAGCTAGGCTATTCTCCTGAGCAACTCGCTGCAACCGTTCATATGAGTATGAAGGATTTTGATGTTGAATTTGATACACATCCTTTTGGTCTTCGGTTGCTGCGGCGCAATTAA